The genomic stretch AACACAACATATGCACAAAGAGGCCAAAAGTGTTTTGCCTTTACTTCTGTATGACTACACATTCTGAAAGATAATTTTTActatataagaaaacaaaatcataaatgatagaatatataaaaggttTATAATGGTACAAAAAACACAGTGTGCTTCAACATGTTTTCTCTCACAAAATAAGGCAGtttttacacacacatgcacacaaacacaaaccACTAGTAGGTTAACAAAGCAGCTTACTTTGAAAGCAAACTGTTGGTATTAGAAGGAAATACAGTCAATGTCTTCTAATAACCTTGGGCCGTCAAAGGCTGTCctgagtaaaagaaaaatatagagttCAACAGAAAAACACTGAAAGGCACAGAAATCATAAATTCCTGAATGACCAAATACATcacacaaaaggaaaatcaaGGGACGTGTTGAAAGAAACCATGGTGATTTCAACATGTAACAATAGCCTTATTTCAAATGTGGACAATGACTACAGTGTAAATTGTAGAGCAagtctatatatagaaaataaacttgccTTCTCTTGCAAAATAAGGCAGTTTTGGTGAGGGAATAAACCAGTCCCATTTTGCTTGGCGCTAaagcaggcaggcagggcagggggttCCTAAGTTTCCTGTGGACCAGAATGCATCCTGAGATGGTATCAGAGGATACCTGATACCTGCTCACAAGCACCAGCACACCCTCTCTgacaacacacacaccccacttgcCACGGACGACCCAGTAACCCAGAGGGTCCCTGAGTCAGTGAGGGGTTCCTGGGAGAAAGGGGTGTGCCCCAAGAGGAATTCCACAGCAGGAAGCCACAGAGGGGCTGCTCAGCTGGGGGCATGAGGTCGCAGAGGCACCAACTGTATCGTGAGAATGGAGTGATAAGTGCTGCTGTGTTGACAGGTTATCTGTTTGGAAAAGGAGTCAGTTTGGATGACAGCTCCCGCCTTGCACAAAAGGAAATTCCAGGTATATCCTTGAGACAAGCCTTGAAGTGGAAAGGTAAGAAAGAATTAGGAAACCACAGAGGAGACTCCTTTTGTAAAGGGGAAATGGGGAAGGCCATCCTAAGCCACACACAAAAGCAAGAAGCAATAAGGGAGAATGAGCCTTCTGGGGAAGAGGAGGGCCTGAGCAAagtgaagggtgtgtgtgtgtgtgtgtgtgtgtgtgtgtgtgtgtgtgtgagacagagtgAGGTGATGCATGTGGCATGAGGATCAGACAAGGGACTGGCCGATGCCCGGCAGGGCTGTGCTACAGTGCCCATCCCATCTTAGACCAAGTACTGCCCCAGGAGAGAGGCGGGGGCCAGTGCTCCACACCGCTGTCAGACTCTTAACCAAAAGTGCTGTGGTGGTCCAGCAGAGAGATTGACTTGGTGAGGGCTGTGCCTGTCCCCAGTGACACTTCAAAGAGAGGGCACTGTGGTTGGAACTGCCCCAAGCGTGGCACGAAGGGCCCCATGGGGATGCAGTCTGGGAGATGCAGGGGGTGTACCAGGCAGGAAGCTGGATGCCTGCAAGCCACCCAACCTGGGCTTATgtcagggaggggtggggtgggagggggtcatATAACAAAGTTCCCAGGACAGGAAGCAGGCTGGGAGGGTACTGGAAGTTGGTGTAAAAGTTCGTACCTACAGGCACAGATGTAGACAAGATAATGATGAAGAAGGGAAAGCAGGGCTCCTTCTGGAGCGGCCAGAAGACAGTGTGTGGAGGCACTTCCAGACTTACCCAAGACGCAGCTTTGGCTGGGGCAGTCCCATCAAGGCAGGCACCCCCCACAGAGTGTGATAAGCTCAAGCTTTGAGAACCCTGGCTAATGTTTGCCACAGGGAAACCCAGCAAGAAACTCGGTGGATTGTAGCAGACAGGTGGGGCTAAGTTTGTGCTGGGTGGTCCCAAGTTTGTGCTGGGTGGTCCCCTGCTGTCTCATTTTTGAATTAAGCATGGCAGGGGTGGCAGGCTCCTTAGTCTTTCCAGTGCtgaaagcctctgactgtgttcCTCAGGCCCTGACTGCAGGCATGCCTCTCGCTCCAGGTCCCTCCACATCTGAAGGCAGAACCTACGGGGACCTGGGCTCCTGCCCTGGCACAGCAGCCGGCCAGGGGCAACTGAGGCCAGCCAGGGCCCAGAGCTTCCCCACACAGGGTGTGTTTCAGGGAGGGCAGTGCCAGCTCGTGGAGAGGGGTCGTGACTTGGGCCAAGACCCCACCATGGAGACACTTCAGGGCTGGCAGGCTGTCCTGTGAGAGAGGTGCTCAGGAGGTGGGCAGAGGCCTCCCAGGCCCTGCCTGAGATCGGAGTGAGTTGTGGCCTGAGAGGGCCTGGTGCCTGCCTCGGAGACGGTGGAGCACTGCCTGTGGCGGGACTCAAGCGGGGACTTGGCAGAGtgcagaggaggaaggaagcacGTGGTCATTTGGGACGCCAAGCCGGGAGCAAGCAGAAACGCTGTGGTTAGGTTAGGGCAGAGATCACTGAGGCTGAGCAATAAGGTGTTGCTGAAGATGCCCCTGGCCAGCAGGCTCCACTGGACAAGTGGATGAGGGGCTACCTGAGGGCAGTCCTGCCTGGGAAAGAGACTGCCCCGCCCACCTGAGGCTGGCTCAGCTGGGCTCCCACAAAGGAAGGATCAGGGAAGTAGCTCTTAGAAAACAGGGCCCCAGAGCCAGCCAGCGGAGCCCCAGCCTGGTGAGCCTTGCTGGGGCTGTGGTGTCACAGCAACTGCAGTCACATGCTGGCCAGCAAGGCGCCAGGGCCCGGGACGGGGCAGAGTTCTGGCGGGCCCCCATGATCACTAGGCAGCCCAAACTGTGGGGGGGGGATGAGTACACGCAGGAGAGCGGCACCCCACCGGCACCCCCCTGCCCCAGTCtccaggagaagggagggaaacactgaaataaaactgCTCTGAACGGTCAAGGGCATTCAGAAGGCAGTACACTGGGACATCACTGATGACCAGGGCACAGTGTCCCGGAGCCACACCCCAGGGGGACCAGGAGAAGGCACTGGGCTCACAGGAAGCACCGCTCAAAGGAAGCTTCTTGTCCCCTACATGAGCCTGGCCTGTGAGGAGGAGGACCACTTCATGACACATCAAAACACCCAGGGAACCTGCTGACCCGGGGCTGAGGCTTGCCGGGAGGGGTCTGGAAATGTGGGCAGGGGTGGTGGAATGAGTTGCAGCTTTCAGTGTGCAGAGCCacattcttcctttcctcccaggGGTGCCGGGAGCTTGCATGGACGGCAGGAACGTGTGTCCTTCTGGGTGGACCAGCCATGGCCATGCCACGCCCCTCAGCAtctgccctcccaccccctcgGGGATCCGTGGACGTCTCCATTGTCTCCTTCCTGGATCCCACAGAAGTTACCCGGAGAGGGCAGAAAAGAGGTTCCCCAGAGGAAGCAAGGGCCAAGCCTTCTCGCTCAGCCAGGAATTTGGGCTTGGTCTCCCAAGGAAGGGAGGAGGCCTGCAAGTAGGTTGCACAGCTGCTTCTCAGGAGAGAGAACAACGCCAAGCAGGCCCTCAGCAAGTAGCAACTGTCACTGCTATAATTGTGCATTAAATGTCAGGGATGGGTGGCCCAGTGGGACGACAGGGACGCACAGACCAACCCAAGGGTACTGACCTTCCTCTCTAGGCCAGCAGGTGAGGAAAGACACCTTCATCGAGGGAAGGACTTCTCTGCATCAGGCACTGTGCTGCCTGCTTCAAGGTGTTGCCTCTTCTAGTCCTCCCAAGAGTCCTTCTTAATCCCACCCCTCatccccttccctgccccagccccttctGGAGGCTCCTCCTGAACCCTGCAGCCCATCTCTTCCCCAgcctcctgtgggcactgctAAGTGGGCATCTGTCAGGAGCAAATGCCCCCAGTCAGTCAGCATGGATCATGTATTTTGGTCTTTCCCCTCACGCAGACTAGAGATTCAGAAACAAGTACCGTGTCTCATTTTTGCCAGTTAAAGCACACAGCTTTATTGATGATACATAAAAATGCAGACTTGGTGGACGAGGTTAAGTCAGTACAGCACATAGAAGAGGAGTGTACTTTTTTGCTCAATAAGTATCGTTCATAGGCTCGCGAAGAAAAGAGAGTAAATGGAAAGAATCCCATCTAAGCAGCAACTGATACGTTTTTGGCACAAGCCCCCATACGGGTCTGGTCTCCCCAACATGGTCCAGCTTAGACACAGAGACCACCACAGGCCAGGCATCCCCACCGAGGCTAGAACATGTTGTTCTTTAACCACAGCTGGCAGCTGAAAGGACCTCTTTACCACAGGAAGAAGGCTGCAAGGGAGCAATTTACAATGCACATTGCCTGCAGACTGAAAAACCAAGAGGTTACTCAAAGCTCTGCGGGGACCCCTGCTTGACCAGTACGAGTGTGGTCCTGGATTTAGCAAGTGCAACTTTCACCCAGAGGTGTGCTGATCCAGCTAAGGCTGGGTCTTCAATAGCACCCACTGCAGAGTCTTTGAGAACACAAGTGTGTGTTCACCCATTGACTGGGCTTTGTTTTGGAGTGGATCAGTCCCACCCTGTCCGAGGGGCCACTTAAGAGGCCAGGGTTTCTGAGAGAAGCTGTCTGTCTGTGTTCCTGATAAAGAGGGGCGGGAAGGGGCATAGCGCTTGGGCTCTCAGCAACTCCCCCGACAAGGCTGGCTTTTCAGACAAACCCGTCAGGGGTTTCACAACCTGCCCCTCAGCACATTCACTTCCCTCTGGTATCAAAGGAAACATCAAGCCTGAAACGGACTTGGCAAGCATGTTATTAATAACTGTCATGCTTATTAACAAATTTAATCCAGCCTGCTGCAGAAATGAGCTGCAGCAAAGTGACACAGTCTCCCGACACACTTGGCTGATGCACGTCTTCATCTGGCCCTGATTTTCAACACTGGCATTCAAGTTATCCGGGGCACACAAAGCCTTTCCCTCCTCAACAGCAGGGTCGGGAGTCGGGATTGTGTTTCCAGCAATGAAGAGGCTGGCCAAATGACTGTTGATATCACGGCTAAATGAAAAACTGGCATCCTTGGGCTCAGCTAACAACACTTTTCCCTGAATGAAAGGGCCCTTGGAGAAGCCAAGAGCACAACTGAAAGTTTTAAAGCTCTGAGCACTCCAAGTATTTTTGTGTTCATAAGGGAACGGGCGCTGTTTTACCAGGTATGTTCGACTGGCTTTGCCCCCACCTGAAGGTCTGTCCTCGGCACCACCGGGTGCTCCAGGTTCAGTCCAGTCCCCGTCCTCACTCCAGGGCCGTGCCATAGTTGTCAAATCAAACCAAATCTCACAGTCCTCGTCATCCAGTTCCTGCTCATCATCccattcctcttcctcctcctccaactTCTCACTGTCATCTCTTCCTATGGTTAGTTTGTAAACGCAGTAGCAGGCACCAGCCCCAATCATCAGTCCTGCGGCCATCCAACCCACTTCCCGAGCCCGGCCCATGTTCAGGTCTGTtcagctgggggcagggaggagtggTGGGGTGCGGTAGGACAGAACAGGAGAGGGTCTTGTTTCACTTGAAAGAAGAGGGTTCTTAAGGCCAGGGTGAGTGATGGTGGAGGGGAGTCAGCTTCAGCCTATTCCCGGCTCCTGAGGCTCTCCTGTGATGAATCTACGGGTGAAAAATTATATTAGGGCTTTTGGCAATACCTGGATTTTTGCCTCACGAGACAGACAGAGTGGAGTTTGAGTTCTGGCTGAGAGAGGCGGATTATTTGGCCAcaagttctttgttcttttctgtcatcctctgtctcccttcaGGACCCACCATTTCTCTCCCAGGGCCTACAGAGAAGGGCAGGAGTTGGGACTGGGCTATAATGGCCAGGAGGGTGACAGGTAGTCTCCTCCTCCaccacacccccagccccagagaCTTAGAGGCAGTCTCACCTACCAACCTCTACCAAAGCCAGTAAATTCCTTCTTCTCTTGTCTTCTGTGGTCAGTGGTCCTCCCACAGTGATTGATGGACAGTCTGGCAGAAGGACAGAGGGAACGACAGATAGCCGGCTTTGGAAAACTAAAGTGTAGTGGATGGATCAGCAATGAGAACACAGGGCCCTTTTCTGAATTTCCAGCCTTTGAGCTTAAAATATTTCTCACACCCTCCTGACTTTCCTAACACTGGtttccccagccctcccccctTGTCGTCCGCCATTTCCCCAGCAAAGGCCGCCACACCCCTTTCCCTGAGCCGAAATGGGAGGGGGTATGGAGGAAGGGGCCTGGAGAGGGCGGCTCAGACCCCGCCCGCAGCGATCCCAGCCCCCCTCCCTCATCCCCACCGCCATCCCCACCCCGGGGCCAAGCTTCATCCCACCTTCACACCGACCTGCACGGTCCCAAGGCACTTTGGTCCTTCCGTCGCCGCGACTTTCCCTGGCGACCAACTGGCCAACAGATCTACAAACCTGCAGAcagacggggggggggggggaacagaGGGAACGGAGTGCTTGGTGGACGTAGCAGCACTCGGGACACGAGTGCCCTGATACTAGAACCTTTCTTTCCTCGGAGTCTCTGTACCAGCCATTCACTTCCCTCACCCGCCGCCCGAAGTCCGTCAATTCTTCCCACAAAAATGGGCATGAGGAGGGGGACGGCAGTATTTAGAAAGTAGGCGAGAAGGGGACACAGACCCCTGCCTGCCGGAACCTGGATCCGTGGCGCTCTTGGCCTTCTCCCAGCCCCATCTCCCTCCAAGCAAAGCCCACGCTCATACCGACCTGCAACGCCCGTGGctactttccttcttccttcacgCGCCTGCAGAGTGATATGGGGGGCTGGTACCCAGACGGAGGCGACTAGCAGTACTTCGGCTCTAGGCAGCTCTGGTCACGTGACGACCGCGTCACCAGTGAGCTCTGGCCCCCAATTTCCACTCCCACAAGCAGTGCGGCAGGCGCCAGCCTGCCCCGTACCTCCCCCCATCACAAGGGGCCTTGTCACTCTTTTCCTCTGTAACAATACCAGAAGCCAGAAGTGACCGTGGCTCTCTGGTGTTTGCATTTGGCTTTCTCTAATTACAGAAAAGGGCAACACTTTTCCTAGGTCTATCATTTACTTACACTTCTTTTGAGGGGAGTGTCTTACCGTTTCTTTGGCTCTGAAACTCCTGTCccctctttcttcatttctacCCCTTCCCACATGCAGTCTCTGCACCAAAATTAAGCAGAGGGGCAGGGAAAAAAAGCCCAAGTAACAGGGAgatttttgttactatttttaatatatttatattctatttcttccattctttcttaATTGACTCAAGTTACTATTTTGTAGtcagaaaatacaaatatgtgtgtgtgtgtataaaacaagATTTCCTAGTTAATATGAAGGCCTCATCAATTTAAGCTAATTTgtacattgaaaatattttcttctgactGCAGAGGAGATAGCAGCTTTCAAATAGCATATGACACTTTAAAAACATACCcttacaaacaaagccagtgtgCTTTCAATATGATTTATAAATTGATGGATAAAACGAATCTATAGTAAACTGGTCAGTGTTTTAATTGTTACCAGTTTAGAGAAGTGAACCACTATCCCTTTCTTCTTGACTGAACTGTTACTTGTTAGAGAAGACTGCTGGATGGCTTCCATTCTGGTTTTGAAGGACAGACTCTCTGCAGACCCCAAATTCCAATGAATCTTATGTCTTCAGATGAACTTTACAAATTAGTAACTTCACAGATTAGCTTGCTCTTCATTCAAAGCTCtttatttaaaatctattctCAAGTTTCATGGTGTAATCCATAAATCATCCAGAAATTAGAGAATTCCTTGCTAGCCCATTGATGAAAATGATAGGTGGAATTTTCATTTGATCACGACACTGGTGAAAGACCTGCGGTATTTGTCATTTGTGCACTGTATGTCCCCTTAGCAGTGCCTGGTGTTGAGCCTTTTCCAGTGGAAATAATGGTGAGGGTCTGTGGGTGACTGTAAATTGCTGCAACAACCTGACAGCCCTTGAGATCCATGTCCTTTTTCCCTCACAAAAGGCACAGTTCATAGGACCCCAAGCAGTGTTGCCAGGAAAAAAAGGTCTTTTCACCCTCTCCCTTCTGTTACAATTTCATTGTACCATCTGTACAAGTCCCTCAGAATAATCCCAGAAGGTAGTGACAAAGTCTGCAGAACTTAGTTCCCAGACATCCAGCTGTCCCCGCTGGGGAGTCATGCTCTAAATATAAACCCTTCAGGCAGCCTCTTTCTTAGAACATTGTAATGTGACACTCCAGCAGGAAGCTCTCTGGGTGAGGGGCCCCTGTGTGGGGGAGGCCCTTTCAGGAGGTGAACCAGGAAGCCCAGAGTTCCTTGCTAGTGAAAAATTCACAAGTCAAGAACACGTCACAACTTTCTGGTTTTCCTTAAACATTTATAgttcaaacacaccaacattgcAACTCATCTCTCTAAACCCCTAACTCATTTGTTTTGCCATCATCTCCTTACACTGTTCTTTTTATCATCCTTTATTTTACTTCTCCAAGGGAAGTGATTTATATTTATGAAGCCTTACTAACAGAACTTGCAGATTTAACTATCATTCAACTTTTGGCTGCTAAGAACTTAAAatgtggcttttatttattttgaatatatacatTAGAAAGAactgcagagcatgtaaaacttAAGAAAGGCAGGTGTCATTGACATGGCTCTACAATAAGGAATCATTTCACAACTCTTACCTAGCCATGCTTCAGGGACAAAAGCTCCACTCTTACCTCtcctcatttgttaaaaatatctttccccttcagtatatttttcaatttttccaaTGTATAGCCCCTGACCACCATTCTCCCAGGCTGTCAGATCTTTCCTGTTTGGATCCACTCCTTCTCTTAAACTTCCTAAACCCCATGGGAATGATAATCCTTTCAATTCTCTGTGTCATTTTGATCCACAATTCCTACCAAGGAACCTGGGGACTgacatttaaaatctattttcccTCCATTATACACccaccaacaaatatttatttaagggCATGCTATTTGCCTGACATACCATTTCaaaagcaaaaagggaaaatccTTGAGCAATCCCTCAGACAAGTCTTCAAAAGACTATGTGAGTCCACTGTCAAAAGGAACCTTTTGGCTCAAATCAGTTTATGGTCATATATGATGCATGATTTATAAAGTATTCAAAAACATAAAAGGATCAGCAGATGGTAACACTGATGGAATTTTAGagggtaagaaaaataaatgatagaaaattGTTATCTTTAAAAGCTGTATTACTTTTTGTATCATGTTGTTTTTGTGTTGCGTATTAGTTAATTTTGTTTgattgcaagcaacagaaaccacATCTGTTTAACTTAGTGAGGGAATGTCAAAGACTAGCATCAGCTCTGAGGTGTCAAGGTAGGAAGAACTAACAGATGGTCTCTTCAGGATGCCATAAACTTCCACTGATGTTTGGTTTTCTATCTTTGTTCAGGTTTAAATTTCAGTAACAGTAAGTATTGAGTTGGTTTGTTTGGGGCACAATGCCCACCCTTTTGCTGTGGAAAATGACAGGGCATGTAAAATGTGAAAtgcacttcctttcttttcctagaGAGAACTGTAAACTGTTTCAGAGGTTATTGTTGATTTGCAGGAGCACTTTAACTATTTTGGATATACATCTTTTGTCCAGCTGTGACTGAGGTGCTGGGGGTATATTTGCCACAGCATGCTTTAGTTGTCACTGAATATTAGAGAGGTGCAGTTCTGAAATGGTGGTGCACAAGGCTGTCTTCTAGGCCAAAGCTACCTGACTTCCTTGACAGGATTCCACGCAGTCGCATCTACAGTACAAAGTATTGTGCTCACCCCTTCATGATCAATACCTGAATTTGTCTGGATAGTGAGAACAGATGCCTGTGTCAAGTAAAGACTCTCATTCAGAGAGACATATATAAATCTATATCTGAATGCCCAAACCCATGGATCTCTGCATTCCCTCCCTGTAAGAAGGCCACAGGGAAGCTAAGTCTCACAAGGAAATGACAACTGAAAAATTTATCCTGAGAAGTACAACCGTCAGGGGTACTAGAGGTTTCTGTTAGTTTTACCAGCCCCTTCTCTCCCCATTGGCAAGCTACTACTTGGGAAGCCACAACTTCAGAAGGTTGTGTGGTAAGCCTGCAATCACAGAGCAAGGGCATTGGTGCACTTTAAGAAGTGGCTTTCAGCTAAGAAAGTTGAAGTACACTTACATATCATGGGGATGGTTCTGCCAAAGAAAGCTAATTTTTCCACGCATCTTAGCCAAGACTCCCTCTCCTCCAGACAGTGCTTGGGTGGGAACTATCAAtactttcctctcttcttttcatataCTCCTGTTTGAATAAGCCCCTTCACTGCACATGATCTTTCTCTAAACACAGAATCATACAGTTATTTGCTTTCTGCTTACTAAATTTCAGTCATATCCTGTTCATCTTAACCTTACACAGTATTGTAtatcaattgtatctcaataaaaatggaagaaaaatacattttagtcaTATCCTAGTACTATTTTTCAGAAGTTACATTGATATGAATTTCTCTGGAATTTTGCCTGTTCCCAAATTTCCCAGTCTCTTGATTTACTCCCATATTGTCTGTGgatcttaaaattttaatactcAGATAACAACCTTATATCTTAACTATCAGGGCATATCATACTATAGACCCTGTGTTATGacactgttttattattttccccactttcttaaaAGTGGGAACTTTCTTAAAAGTTCGCTCATTGCTGACAGGTGAGTTGTTGAATTCATCAATACAGTCAGTGAAAAGGTTTCACACTAATTGCTGTATGCTGAGTTCAGCCAATTTTGACTTGGTCTAACACCTCTAACACCTACTTCATTTAAAGATGCTGTtgtccatttgtatattttgtaatgTTCTTTGTATGTCACTCACTTTGTCAGTGTGCATGCCTCCTATCTGACAGACATCCATGACATACTTGTGATTACCACTCAACCTTTTCTGTGTAGCTGGCTTCTGAGGGCTCCTGTGCCTTGCcaactgatgaaagtgaaaatctatAGCTCTCTTGTTTAGAAGACTGGCCTAGTCAGAAGATTTACGTATTCTCAGACACACTGATGAGC from Cervus elaphus chromosome X, mCerEla1.1, whole genome shotgun sequence encodes the following:
- the LOC122690166 gene encoding protein ARMCX6-like, with amino-acid sequence MGRAREVGWMAAGLMIGAGACYCVYKLTIGRDDSEKLEEEEEEWDDEQELDDEDCEIWFDLTTMARPWSEDGDWTEPGAPGGAEDRPSGGGKASRTYLVKQRPFPYEHKNTWSAQSFKTFSCALGFSKGPFIQGKVLLAEPKDASFSFSRDINSHLASLFIAGNTIPTPDPAVEEGKALCAPDNLNASVENQGQMKTCISQVCRETVSLCCSSFLQQAGLNLLISMTVINNMLAKSVSGLMFPLIPEGSECAEGQVVKPLTGLSEKPALSGELLRAQALCPFPPLFIRNTDRQLLSETLAS